Genomic DNA from Cytophagia bacterium CHB2:
AGATTTCCACACAATTTTCGGCGGCTTATATGAAGGGCGATGCTGAAAAAATGGTTTCGCTCTATACCGACGACGCCGTCATCTTCCCTGGCAACAGCGATCTCATTCGCGGCAAGGAGGCCATCAAGAAATATTGGACGCTGGCGCCGGGCCGAACCATCACGCATCACAAAATCACGGCGAGTGAAATCAAAATTACCGGTGACTTCGCTTATGACTACGGTTATTTCGAAATCAGCGGAGACAACAACGGTCAAGCCTGGGGCCCGAATTACGGCAAATATCTGATCGTGTGGAAGCGCGGCAGCGACGGCGCCTGGAAAATGCATTTGGATATGTGGAACAGCCGGCCAAAGCCGGATTAGAACGATTGCGAATTGAGGATTTCAGATTGCGATTCTCCGGGTAGTTATGCCTCCGCAATCCGCAATCCGCAATGGAGAGACCTGTGCTCAAGAACTATCTCAAGATCGCCCTGCGCAATCTGGCGCGGCAAAAAGTGCTGACGTTTATCAACGTCTTCGGCTTGTCGGCCGGTTTGGCGTGCTTCACGCTGTTCATGCTCTACGCGGTGAATGAATTCAGCTTTGATCGTTTGCATGAAAAGTCCGATCGCATTTTCCGGGTTTATCGCTGGACTGAGGCCATGAGAGGCGACGATGCCGAGGGCGATCCGTATATGCCCATGCCTCTTGGTCCGGCGATGAAGCACGATTTTGCCGACGTCGAAAATTTTGTGCGTTTTCGCGAGGCGTGGGGCAAAGATTTTATTCGCGCAAACAACAGCGTCAGCCGCATCGGTGTCACCTTTGCCGATCCGCAGGTCTTCGAAGTGTTTTCCTTTCGCTTGCAGCGCGGCGACCCGACGACGGCCCTGCGTGAGCTGCGCAGCATCGTGCTGACGGAAAAAAACGCGCAGAGACTTTTTGGAGAAGATGATCCCATCGGCAAAACTGTGGAAATCAAACTGGAAAAAGAATTTGAGGCATTCACCATCACTGCAATTGCCGAAGACCTTCCGGCAAATTCTTCCATTCAATTCGAAGCGCTGGCCAATTTTGAATTCTTGAACAATACTGCCTGGGGAAAGCGCTCGCAGGACAATTGGTTTCGCTCGTCGCTAAGCACCTTCGTTTTGCTTCGCCCAGGCAGCACACTGGCGAACGAGGCGCAACGCCTGCTTGCTTTCCGCCAAAAATATTATCCCAACGAAGAGGCAGATTTGCGCAAACAAGGATTCTGGACCGGCGAGGGCGCGCCGATAACCTATGGCCTGCAACCGCTACGTGCCATGCACACCGACACGCGCATCTGGGGCGGCCCCACTGCGGCCATCGATCCCAAAACCGTTTGGATTCTGCTGGCGATTGCCGCCGGGGTGCTGCTCATCGCCTGCATCAATTTCACGACGCTGGCCATCGGGCGCTCGGCGGGGCGCGCGCGTGAAGTCGGCATTCGCAAAGTCGTCGGCAGCCAGCGCAGGCAGTTGGTGTGCCAATTCCTGGTTGAGTCATTGCTCTTGAGCATCATTTCCGCGATGATCGGACTGGCGTTGGCGCAAATGCTTCTGCCTTTCTTCAACAATCTCTCCGGCAAATCGCTGCAATTGTCCCAGACGCTTTACCCGGAAATCGGGTGGCTTTTTTGCGGGATGACTTTATTGACCGGACTTTTGGCAGGAAGCTATCCTGCGCTGGCATTGTCCGGTTTCCTGCCCGTGGAGGTATTAAAAAGCAAAGTCCGGCTTGGCGGCTCGAATCTCCTCACCAAATCCCTGGTCACGCTGCAGTTTGTGCTCTCGGTCGGCTTGATTGTATCCACGCTCACGATTCTACAGCAACTGCGTTTCATGAGATCAAAGTCGCCGGGCTTTAACAAGGAGAATGTCGTGGTCGTTGATGCCGATGGTGTCGATGCCAAACGCATTTATCCATTATTCCGCCAGGAAATCATCTCGCGGCCGGAAATCGCCGGTGTAGCCGCATCGGAGTTGGGGCTTGGCGCGGGCAAAGGCTGGAGTCGTTCGGGCTGGGATGACAACGGCAAGCACTATGAAGCCTATGAGTATTTTATCGATGAGAACTATCTTGCCGTGATGGATCTGCAATTGCTTGCGGGGCGCAATCTCAATCCGGCCATTGCGGCGGACAGCCACACCTCGATCATCGTCAATGAAACATTTCTTAAAGCTTTTGGCTGGACAAAAGAGGAGGCAATCGGCAAGCGATTGTCCGGCTATTCTGAAGATGCCGAGCGTCTACCAACTGTTATCGGCGTAGTGAAGGACTTTCATTTTCGATCCTTTCACGAAGAAGTGCGGCCGCAGATGTTTCATGCCTTTGCCGACTACACGCCGCTGAAGTTCTTTGTCCGCATCCGGCCCGGCGACCCGGCAGCGGCGCTGCAGGCGATGCAATCTGCCTGGCGCAATGTCGTTCCCAATTTGCCTTTCACCCATAGTTTCCTCGATGACGATCTCGATGCTTTTTACAAGTCCGAGGCGCGCTGGGGCGCGATTATCGGCTGGGCAGGCGGCATTGCGATCTTTCTGGGTTGCCTGGGATTGTTCGGTCTGGCGGCACTCGCGGCGGTGAATCGCACAAAAGAGATTGGGATTCGCAAAGTGCTCGGCGCTTCGATTGCCGGCATCATCGGCTTGCTCTCGAAAGACTTCGTCAAGCTCGTACTCGTCGCTTTCGTCATTGCCACGCCGCTGGCTTATTTCGCCATGGACAAATGGCTGCAAGATTTCGCCTATCGCATCGACATCAGTTGGTGGATGTTCGCATTGGCCGGCGGCATCGCGTTCGCTATCGCGCTGTTCACGGTAAGCATGCAAGCCCTCAAAACCGCGCTGGCGAATCCGGTTGAGGCACTGCGTTATGAGTGAATCGATTGCGGATTGGGGATTTCGGATTATGGAATAAAAAACCAGTCAGGCATCCCAAATCCGCAATCCAAAATCTGAAATGGAGAAGCCATGTTCAAAAACTACCTCAAAATCGCGCTGCGCCATTTGAAGAAAAACGCCGTGTATTCCTCCATCAACATCGTCGGTTTGGCAGCAGGCATGGCGTGCTGCATTTTGATCACGCTTTATGTTTTGCATGAGTTGAGTTACGACAAATTTCATCAAAATGCCGAACGGATCTTCCGCGTCCAGCTCGATTTGGATTTGAACGGCGTTTTGTATAAAGAGCCTTCCATTCCATTTCCCGCGGCCGTAGCATTTGCCCGCGATTTTCCAGAAGTCGAAAAGGCGATGCGTTTCTATCGCAATGACGACTTCCCATTGCTCGAAATCGACGACCGCAAATTCATTGAAGAAAGATTTTTCTTCACCGATCCCGCCGTCTTCGAAATGTTCGATTTTCCCTTAATCAAAGGCGATGAGAAAACCGCATTTAGCGAGCCGAACAGCGTGGTGCTCTCGGAAGATATGGCGCGCAAATATTTCGGCGAGGCTGATCCGCTCGGCCAAACACTGCGTTATCAAAGACAATTCGATCTGAAAATCACTGGCGTGATGAAAAACGTTCCCAACAACGCGCATTTCAAGTTCGACTTCCTCGCGCCGCTGCAATTTCAGTTGAACCTGTGGGAAAGCCAGGCTGGCCCGAGCGGGCGCCACAACCAATGGTTTTGGACCGGCGCATGGACTTATCTTTTATTGCCCGAAGCGCGCGCCGCACAAAGCCTGAAAGAAAAGTTTCCGGCATTCGTCACGAAATATTTTCCCGACCGCATCAAAGGCGGCCTCACGCTTTCGCTACAGCCGTTGACGAGCATTCATTTACACTCGCGCCTCGACAACGAAATCCAGCCCAATGGCCACGTTTTGTATGTCTACATCTTTTCGGCCATCGCGCTGCTGATTCTCGTGATTGCTTGCATCAACTTCGTCAACCTTTCCACCGCGCAATCCGGTACGCGCGCCAAAGAAGTCGGCGTGCGCAAAGTCGTGGGCGCGGAAAAATCGCAACTCGTCGGCCAAATGTTGGGCGAGAGCATCATCGCCGGATTGGCGGCCGTGCTGCTCGCCGTCGTCATCGTCGAGTTGCTTATGCCCGCGTTCAACCGACTCACCGAACGGCTATTGGAATTCAGTCTTCTGGGAAATTGGACCGGGCTTCTTCTCATCTTGAGCTTGGCGCTGCTGGTGGGAGTGTTGTCCGGTTTGTATCCGGCGTTTTTCTTGTCGCGCTTCAATCCCGTGAGCATTTTCAAAAGAACAGTCGCCGTGAGTGGGGGTAACGAAACATTTCGCAAAGTGCTGGTGGTGGCGCAATTCGCCATATCGATCGTGCTGATCATCGGCCTCGGCGTGGTGCATCGCCAATTGCGATTCCTGCAAGAAAAAGAATTGGGCTTCAATAAAGAACAAGTTTTGTTCGTCAAAGCGCGGCCGGCGGTGAATGCGAAATTTGAAACATTCCGCAACGAGCTCCTGAAAGACCCCGGCATTCTCAACGTGGCCGGCACTTCGAATATTCCCGGCCAGGGCGCATTCGGCTATCGCTTCGTTCCGGAAGGCGGCTCCATCGACAAGCCGGCGATGCTGCCGCTGCTGCTCATCGATTATGATTTTCTCGAAACCGCCGGCATTAAAATCAAGCAGGGGAGAGGCATGGCGCGAACTTCACCGTCGGATCAAGCCGAGGCTTTTCTGCTGAATGAAAAAGCCGCGGCCTCGCTGGGCTGGAAAGACGACGCCGTCGGCAAGAAGATGCAGCTCTTTGCGCCAGGCAAAAATGAAATCGGCAAATCGGGCTATATCGTCGGCGTGATTCAGGATTATCATTTCGAGTCGTTGCACCACGAGATCAAGCCCCTGGTTTTGACGTATGCGGGCTGGCCTGATTATTACGCCGTTAAAATCGGCCCGGGCAATTTCGCCGAGCGCCTGGCCACGCTTGAAAGCACGTGGAAAACGTTCTCGCCGGATTGGCCGCTGGAATATTCTTTTCTCGACCGCAAGCTGGAACAGCTTTACGGCGGCGAGCAAAAGCTGTCCCAGGTGATCAATTATTTCACCATCATTGCCGTGATTCTCGCATGCCTCGGTTTGTTCGGACTGTCATCGTTTGCCGCCGAACGGCGCACCAAAGAAATCGGCATTCGCAAAGTGCTCGGCGCGACAATCACCAGCGTCGCCGCGTTGCTGTCAAAAGATTTTGTCAAGCTCGTGTTGTTCGCCAACTTCATCGCTTGGCCGATTGCCTGGTATGCGATGAATCGCTGGCTACGGGACTTTGCTTATCGTATTGAAATCGGCTGGTGGGTGTTCACGCTTGCAGGCGGAATAGCTTTGCTGATTGCTTTATTAACTGTGAGCACGCAAGCCATCAAAGCGGCGCTGGCGAATCCAGTTGAAGCGCTGCGGTACGAATGAAGAAAGTGCTTGAGGCGGAGAGCAAGGAGCAAGACACAAAATTTTAAGCGCCTTGCCCTCAGCCTCGGCTCTGGCGTTTT
This window encodes:
- a CDS encoding FtsX-like permease family protein gives rise to the protein MFKNYLKIALRHLKKNAVYSSINIVGLAAGMACCILITLYVLHELSYDKFHQNAERIFRVQLDLDLNGVLYKEPSIPFPAAVAFARDFPEVEKAMRFYRNDDFPLLEIDDRKFIEERFFFTDPAVFEMFDFPLIKGDEKTAFSEPNSVVLSEDMARKYFGEADPLGQTLRYQRQFDLKITGVMKNVPNNAHFKFDFLAPLQFQLNLWESQAGPSGRHNQWFWTGAWTYLLLPEARAAQSLKEKFPAFVTKYFPDRIKGGLTLSLQPLTSIHLHSRLDNEIQPNGHVLYVYIFSAIALLILVIACINFVNLSTAQSGTRAKEVGVRKVVGAEKSQLVGQMLGESIIAGLAAVLLAVVIVELLMPAFNRLTERLLEFSLLGNWTGLLLILSLALLVGVLSGLYPAFFLSRFNPVSIFKRTVAVSGGNETFRKVLVVAQFAISIVLIIGLGVVHRQLRFLQEKELGFNKEQVLFVKARPAVNAKFETFRNELLKDPGILNVAGTSNIPGQGAFGYRFVPEGGSIDKPAMLPLLLIDYDFLETAGIKIKQGRGMARTSPSDQAEAFLLNEKAAASLGWKDDAVGKKMQLFAPGKNEIGKSGYIVGVIQDYHFESLHHEIKPLVLTYAGWPDYYAVKIGPGNFAERLATLESTWKTFSPDWPLEYSFLDRKLEQLYGGEQKLSQVINYFTIIAVILACLGLFGLSSFAAERRTKEIGIRKVLGATITSVAALLSKDFVKLVLFANFIAWPIAWYAMNRWLRDFAYRIEIGWWVFTLAGGIALLIALLTVSTQAIKAALANPVEALRYE
- a CDS encoding DUF4440 domain-containing protein produces the protein MNKKSILTCGLMAAFWLCVCPSFEAVLSQQSADEQKAIDALVQISTQFSAAYMKGDAEKMVSLYTDDAVIFPGNSDLIRGKEAIKKYWTLAPGRTITHHKITASEIKITGDFAYDYGYFEISGDNNGQAWGPNYGKYLIVWKRGSDGAWKMHLDMWNSRPKPD
- a CDS encoding FtsX-like permease family protein encodes the protein MLKNYLKIALRNLARQKVLTFINVFGLSAGLACFTLFMLYAVNEFSFDRLHEKSDRIFRVYRWTEAMRGDDAEGDPYMPMPLGPAMKHDFADVENFVRFREAWGKDFIRANNSVSRIGVTFADPQVFEVFSFRLQRGDPTTALRELRSIVLTEKNAQRLFGEDDPIGKTVEIKLEKEFEAFTITAIAEDLPANSSIQFEALANFEFLNNTAWGKRSQDNWFRSSLSTFVLLRPGSTLANEAQRLLAFRQKYYPNEEADLRKQGFWTGEGAPITYGLQPLRAMHTDTRIWGGPTAAIDPKTVWILLAIAAGVLLIACINFTTLAIGRSAGRAREVGIRKVVGSQRRQLVCQFLVESLLLSIISAMIGLALAQMLLPFFNNLSGKSLQLSQTLYPEIGWLFCGMTLLTGLLAGSYPALALSGFLPVEVLKSKVRLGGSNLLTKSLVTLQFVLSVGLIVSTLTILQQLRFMRSKSPGFNKENVVVVDADGVDAKRIYPLFRQEIISRPEIAGVAASELGLGAGKGWSRSGWDDNGKHYEAYEYFIDENYLAVMDLQLLAGRNLNPAIAADSHTSIIVNETFLKAFGWTKEEAIGKRLSGYSEDAERLPTVIGVVKDFHFRSFHEEVRPQMFHAFADYTPLKFFVRIRPGDPAAALQAMQSAWRNVVPNLPFTHSFLDDDLDAFYKSEARWGAIIGWAGGIAIFLGCLGLFGLAALAAVNRTKEIGIRKVLGASIAGIIGLLSKDFVKLVLVAFVIATPLAYFAMDKWLQDFAYRIDISWWMFALAGGIAFAIALFTVSMQALKTALANPVEALRYE